In Panicum virgatum strain AP13 chromosome 5K, P.virgatum_v5, whole genome shotgun sequence, the genomic window GAAGTCCTGCAAGCGGGGAAGGCCAACCGATGACGCCACGGGATCTCTCAGCTACATAGCGGGGGAGGGAGGAGTGATGCGAGGGAGAACGCGCGGAGGTCAGCGAGTCACCTCGAAGGTCCAGCGCGTGAGGGAAGGCTCGCCGTCGGCCATCGAGAACGCGCGCGCGCGAGCGACGCGCGAGGGTAGTGCGGCGCTGTGCTGCTCCGCccccgcacgcgcacgcgccacGCGACGCGAGCTCTCCGGAAGCAGCGAGCGGGgatggaggaagaggaggtgcGGGTGCGGTTGGGCTGAAGGGAATAAACAACAGACAAGCGCCCCGGCCAGCGGGGCGGCGATGGAATCTGCGCTGGTCTTTTGCCCTTCCCCCGGACGCACGGGACGGGAGGGAAACGGGGGGCTCCGTTCCGCCGTGACCCCGCAGCTCTGACTGACAGCGGGGGCCAGCGCGCGAGCTCGCGTGTGGGGCCCATAAGTCAGTGGGAATTTAGAGGGAGGTTTTGTCCCGTGGGTGAGGGGTCGAATGTGGTAGTAGGTCGGCCCGCTTTTCACTGCGGACCCCCCGCAGTGCTAGCTGCAGTCTGCCGCTTTCCGTGTCCCGTTTTCAACGTGGCGTCCATTCGGGTCTGACCCGACGGCTCCGCAACAGTGCTTCCGTAGCTGTTGACCCCAGTCATCGGCGCGTATCAGCGAGACAATGACAGTGGGGCCGGGCGTGAGCTGGCAAGGGAACCAACCAATTGCGTATGGCCGGGCATCTGATCTCAATAATTTCTTCAACATCCATCGGTTCTTACTTAATCATTCTTAATTTAAAAAAGATATAAAATGTGAGTCCGGTTTTTAAAATTCCTAAACTAGATTTTTTTTAGACTCTTTACCCACAGCTAGTTACATGATCTTGAGAGTTCCCCGTGCTGTACCGTGCAGTCACCGTATCATGACAGCAACACTGCTGCAAATGAAACAAGCCTTCGAAAATTCGCCAGGAAAGTAGGAAACCAATCATCACCTTTACCAGTGTCCAGTGGTCATTCACTTGACGCCGGGGCAACGAGGAGACAAACAAGAGTGGTGACCTGGTCAGGTCGCGTCGCCATCGCACGACCGGTTTTTACTTCCCGAGCGTTGCTCGCCACATCCGAGCCGAGGCGCGTGGCTTTACCAAGGAGCGGCGCTCCGCTTGTCGCTTGCTCCCACAGGCCACAGGCCGGGTAGTGACCGTCGTCCAACCGTAATTTCCTGCTCTCCACTGTCGGCTCCCACAGGCAAGGGCGCTGCAAGGGTGCCTGTGAAAAGCAATCGAAGTCCAGCAACAGCGTGGATGCATACAAAATCTAGATGAAAGTAAACAGTAAATAGGGTTTGATCCAACTATCGTTGGATTTTGTTGGATAGACAAAATAGGATAATCCAATTCATGTTGGATTTCTAAACTATCTAGAGAACCGGGCTAGGCAGCATGGAACGTGCAGCGGCGGTGCCTATAAGGCGTTGGCGAGCTGCTGATCGATCGAGCCATCGAGGCAGTAGCAGCTGTTCGCCACGAGctggggtggcggcgccggcaagCATCTCTACCACGTGTGCGGACTGTGGTGGGCGCCACGGTGGGCGCTGCCTGTGCGTGGCGAGGGAGTGCGAGGGCCTTCGGAGCTCATCCGCGGAGCCAGAGCATAGGTATGGTGCGAATCGACGAGGACCGGCCATGCAACTTCGGCGGCGCCgtcgtgttgcccgggagccgCAGCTGCGCCGTCGGGGGCCGCGCGGAAGGGTAGGGTGGCCGTGGTCGCCGCCGGACGGTTCTCGTGGACGGCGACAGCTCCGCAGGGAAGCAGCAGGCCGAATGGACATCTATATATGGATTACATTTGACCGAGGGGATTGGATGAGATTTTTTTCAATAATATAAGTTCGACTAAACTGGATATGGATTATTAATATTTGAATCTCTtggattccttttttttttggatatgGACTTCGATCCATTCCCAGAAGCAGGTACCACACAGATCAGGGGATCCAACACAGGTGGTAAAAGAGAAAAGGAATACGATGATGCCACACTGGGGGTGACCAAAGGCCACCTTTGAAGCGGCGCAGCTTGCTAACAGGCTATGGTATCCTCGCAGAATTACTTTTATGTTTTGGTAATGGTTGCTTCAGCAGACGACCACAATCCAATGACCAAGAATAAAGTAGAGGAAACATCCTCTTCATATTTTCAAAACATACTCTCTCACTCTCCACCAAtaactatttttatattttggTAATGGTTGCTGCAGTACTACCACAATCCAATCACTAAAAATAGAGTAGAGGGAAAATCTCCTTCATTTAGGTGAGAGGTTGATGTATTTTGGTGATTACAAGAAAATTTTAGGTAATAGGGATTGAAGTGGTAATTTACTCGAACATCTCCTATCACTAAAACATCAATTTTTTTGTATTAGAAAGAGGGATGAGTAATCTGTTGGAAATGCTCTTAGATGGAAAAAAAGGCTATCACAAGGTCACACCACTCTAGAATATTATTCAGTAACAAATATATTCAGTGCATACCTGAGTACAAAATTCATGGCTTTTAAATCTCATCAGTATCAAGACACTAACTACAAATATATTGGTCAGAGACTTTTTTTTGTTACTGACCGACGTAATCCCTGTGGGTAAAGCTATCAAAGCAttgtgaaaaaaaatcatatccTTCCGTACAATTCCGCAGAGAATGTGCAAGTCCAACCCTAGCCTCAGCAATGCGGTTTCCAGATGAGAAAGCACAAAAACGAGAGGAGCAACAAAAGCGCAGCCAAGGTAACAAGCCTCAGTTTCAACAATATGGACAGTTGAGAAACTCTCCTACATGAAGTAACAAATATATTGGAGTAGCGGCAAGTTCTACCACAGATACTGATTAGTCAAAGGTGCCCAAGGTAAAGGGAACCGACCACAGGTAGGTGTACAACCAAACAATTCGACTGGCAAGTCATTTAGAGACTTCCTTCAATGGCAAATATCTCCAGTCTGTTCTCATCAAGCAAATGGCAATAGATTAGGACTGAAGTATGATGGGTTATTACATCAAGGACAGCACTGGGTTGTCATGCACCGCTCGCATACAGGCGAGTCCACTCCTTAGCTGCAAATCCACAAAATATCTTGTTGTCATGGAGGGAATCACAGGGCAAGAGACGCTAATACTGATTTGTCAACTTCGATTTACCTGTTTCAACAGCTTCTGCCTCATTGGCTTTCCAGTGTTTTGCAATGTTATCCGAGAGAGGATCATCTGGGTTTGGTGCACTCAGGAGAGCCTGGATACTGAAAGCCAGAACAATGTCAGGAAATAGGTAGCATCCCTATGAATATAAAAGGACTGACACACACAGAGACAGATTTACAGACCTCAAAAGAACTGTTCGAATCTGAAGTGCTGGGCTCCATTTGTCCTTGAGAATGTCAAGGCATATCCTACCAAGCTGCAACAGTAAAGCCCACTGCTAAATAACCATTCATAGAAAGGAAAATGGCAATGCAAAGCAAACTGCATGCCTACCTTGTCAATGTTGGGATGGTAAATCTTGGTTAGAAATCTAACCTGCAACagcacacaagcaaaaataagtGCTCACTGAGACTGACACTACAACGGAATTTGAGTAGTTCTAACACTTCAGTGGACACTGAGGATAAGGGTAGAAAGTAGCTCATCCTTCGAACAGAAGACATGCTTAATCCAAATACCTACTAATTCAGAATCAGCTAAGATATCATTGCAATGTTCAAACACAAGGAGACATGTAGACATGTAGTAAACCTAGGACCACATATCATATCATAGCTTATTTGTATAAAAAAACTGAAGTTACGGACAAACACGGTTAGCTAATAGAGCACAAAATTCTATAGACATTAAGAAAATTTTGTGGTTACCTTTGGGGCAGCCATTGGATATTCCTCAGGTAAAAAGAGCTCAAGCTTAAAAACTCCACCTAACAAATTGATAAGCAAAAGTAATGATATAGTGGAATTGaacatgaatacaaggaaaccAAATAAGTACAAAATAATATACAAACACTTAATAACAGAAAATGATATTCCAATTACACATATTACTAGTACAGCAAGAGTATTGTGGTTACTACTATAATCCGACACGAGCTAAACACAAAAGTCCACTAAGCAAGATAAAAAGTGAGTTCCCACTTATATACTCCAGACATTCCATATACCACTTAAAAATAGAAACCAACTAGCCCCTTCTCCTTGTATACTATTAACTTCCTTTCCTCCTAGTGAGCTTAGGAAGCAAATAAGATGTCTTACAATTGACAGGGACTGCACACATTGAAAGAGTAATGGGATCATGAAGGAAACAAAGTCTATTATTGCATATGCATCATAAAAAATAACTCCATGGACAGGTTATAATCTAGGAAATCAGAGATGAATTTTGTTTACCCACAAAAAATAGAGCAAAAGCCACAAAAAGTAACTAACATATTATATTGGCGTAGATATTACTAAAATTACGTGCATCTTTTAACACCATTAATAGAATAATAAAAAGGAAAGATGGTACTCAGCAATAACAATACTAGCTGGGAAAGTAAAATTTAGTGGCTAAAGTCACCAGCCGACCAAACAATACAAGCTTACCTACGTGTGCATAAACTAAAGCAAACATTTCAGAATTCACCCCATTTCTAGTGGCATCGTCTCAATTCGAGGGTTGTTATCTAGAAGCGCTCTGATGTCACTACTCCATGCCACGCAACACAAAAAAGGGCGTCCCAATTCCAGATTAGAAGTTTTTTTTGGGGTGGAATTCCAGATTAGAAGTTGACACCTTCATAGGGCGACTGTGCCGGGCCAAGGATCATGACGTTGAAGTAGCGCATGTTCTCCTCCGAGGGCGACGCGCTGATCCCCGGCGCTGCACGCACGAACAAACCAAGCCAAATCATTCAACAAACAGAAACCAAACCCGCCCTCAAATAACGAAAACCTCGCAGAAATCCGCCGAGACCGCGTGGCAGAAAGCTCCCGCACCTGGCTCGCTGAGCAGCCGCTGCGTCTCCTGCGCAGATCCAACCGCACGGCAGGCAAAAAGTGGTCAGCCAGAACAAGCGAGAGCGCAACGAATCGGATCGGGGGCGGCGAGAGATCTGCGCCGGGGCGATCAGATCGGACACGCACCTTGATGATCCGGCGCGGGAGGTTGCTGTTGGCCATCGGatcggggccggggccgggggcgCGGGCTTCCTCCTCTGCGAAGTTGCGGCGCCGCTGGTACCTTGAGGatcgcgcggaggaggaggagcagtcgTGCGTCGGGCGGGGGTGGGGAACGGGGGGGTGCGGCGGGTTGGGGCGTTGGCCGCTCGCTATCGTACGCGGACGCGGTTTTTGCTGTAGTGGTCTACCTGTGCAGCCGCAGGGGGCAGGGGTTTTGTTTGGTTCCTGCTATAGTTGATGCTAcacactttgaccattaattaagggtattaaataaaagcagtttgcaaaactaactcTAAAACAACTGtgctaggaatcttgaagaatCTAACGAGGTTTTTAACAAGcaattagagaatgattactgtagcatcactgtagtcaattatcaattaattaccgtcattagattcatcgcgaaaaattacactcatttctaaaaaggttttgaaaataaacttcatttattactccatgcatacgagattcttttttcgggaaaTGTGCGCGCTAGGATTCTAGCGCAATCCAAACAGGGCCGGTAGTGCTTGGGTTTTATCTTAGCCCTGTGATAGAATCTTTGACCGTTGTGATTAATCGTTGCTTTTTTACTTTTTCCATGAGTGGCGTTACTTTAGGTAAAGTGGGGGGACCCGCTCAAATGCTTAATAAATTGGCTATAATCTCACGTAAATTGACTTAAATACTACTAAGTATATCTAGTATTTATTATTACCTACTAACAAGTAAATGTTACCATTTCTATTTTGCTCCCTGCATAGTAGTTATGTTGAGCTTGAGCTCTATTTATGATCATAATgtcataaatatatttttagaagaTATAATAAAATTCTGCTTCTTTCTCCCTTTCTGTTGAGAAATGGATGAATCTCCTAGCATGACTTCGCATATTCTATTCCGGTTCCTTACTTGAAGCATGTTTTTTATTGACATGATGGTACTCTACTATCGTCACAATACTTCTATTACAAGCAATAATCAAATTTTGCATAGTTGCAATAGATTAAAATACAAGTATTGAAACTTTAAAAGGTATGCAATACAAATCATTATTCGGAGTGAAGCAATTTTGCAAATAACATTACAAAAGGATCTAAAACTTGCAGAGTTCGTTTATTCAAACTAAGGCTTCCCATGCGCTAACATACTCTCAAAATCGTATACTTAACCAAAATACACATACACCTAAAAGAAACAAGCTGAGATGACGTTGAACAGCATGAGCATGATGGAATGGATTGTTCATTTTTAAGGGAAGGATGCAAAATCGTCAGCCGTAATTCAACCATGCAACGATAGTTTGACGTGTTTGAGTTTTAGTTTCTCATCACAAGTAAATGAAGGAATCATTCATACTGTTTGGTTACCTGCCCCATGACCATGAAAGTTCGTGTAGACAAAATTCTTCGtcttcagaaaaaagaaaagaaagttcgTGTACACGGGCAGAAGAATATGACGGGAAATAGAAAGTAGAAACGCCCAGGATCTTTTTCCAAGCTAGCCTCGATCCTACGCAACCCCACACTCCCCCACCGCATCTGACGTCAACCGCTGCGTCACCCGATCCCCTGCCCTTTCTTTCTCCAATGTTAAAATATGTATGTGAGActtttgtgtctctctcaactcacatgggttacttGAGTATTGAGACTAAGCCAAAgactattgtgatgcatccctcttgatagtacggcctacctaaactcaagatcaaagataaattacatttcaacttcttgagcttctctttttcatcctatgccgtgtgttgatcaatcacaatCTGAAGTGTGCATCTAACTTGgtttctttactttgagcacattttccttgagctagtgaccttgaacctttatccttgaatgaaatctacttctagttcaagtcaccgtcttcacaataagattctagaaagattgatacttgccaacatgaacaccacacatgaccaagattcttcaagttgaatCCAAAGAACGTTTCGTCACCATAGCATTGGTTACTCGGCACAACCACAATTGCCATTCTCCAAACTTAGTACCTAGAAATCCATTCCCGAATTCCAAttcttcatccttgcatcacatatagcttcatgtagacttgtatcacatttaacttacaatgaaatccattttgATCCACAAGCAATTTTTCTTCTCTAATGAATGACACTTGTCAATATGAAATTTTCCATGTCTCAGAATTCTTGGAGTTGATcattatcggtttctttgctcatgccaagcctttgcttacatagcctctagaaacacgcctttcgatcccatccatttatcctcaagagacctcttgaactcacattgattttgccattacaatgaacatcatttctttCATGCTTGCTTGATCATCAACTATCTCATACATTCCTTATGACAAATTTCTCCAATTGTGAGACTATGACTAAGCATACATATTTGTCTCATTCACAATACCTTGGCttgttattttaaattttacttACATCAACAAGCTTCGTTTGGATATACGAATCAATTCTTTATCGTTGATATATATCCCAATTTCCATGGTAGCTGTTGCTTGTTAATATTCTCATACTAGAACATGTCATTCATCTTGTCATATGAGCATGTGTCTTGAATCTTGATTCATTTCATCACATAGATTATAATTATGATAATCAATTCctgctcatatactcaacaagatagttagtcctttaattgtggtgtcaatcaatccaccaaaacacactAGGGGCCGAGATGCACTTTTAGTTTT contains:
- the LOC120707579 gene encoding ubiquitin-conjugating enzyme E2 36, translating into MANSNLPRRIIKETQRLLSEPAPGISASPSEENMRYFNVMILGPAQSPYEGGVFKLELFLPEEYPMAAPKVRFLTKIYHPNIDKLGRICLDILKDKWSPALQIRTVLLSIQALLSAPNPDDPLSDNIAKHWKANEAEAVETAKEWTRLYASGA